TAGTTACAGAACATGATAAGCCGTTAGACCAAAATCTGAAAGAATTCTGTGAGCAAAGAGAATTTAAAATAATTAGCGTCGAAGAGGCAAAAATAATGAATTCAAGAGACGCGGCTAAGTATATGTCAGACAATAAATTCCATCGTATCACCATAAAAGATAAAAGTTCACTCGGTATTTTCACCTCAACAGACTTCATAAAAATGGTTGCAGAAGGAAATTAGTCCTCACTTTACATCCCTTCTAATTAATTGTTCAAGTTGAACTCCCTGTCCATATTTTTCCATTTTTAACAGCCAAGAATTAGAGTCACACCTTAAGAGTGTGGTGGTATATGCGGATCTTAGAGATTGTCTGCAAAAAAGAAGATATAGCAGTTATTAACTGGAAGTTTACATAGGATAATACCCATAAATAAGGCATGAGAATAATCGTTCCGTTAGGAACATAATATCGGTAGGAATAGATAGACAAATCAATCAGTTCCGTAGGAAC
This is a stretch of genomic DNA from bacterium. It encodes these proteins:
- a CDS encoding CBS domain-containing protein yields the protein MQKFVADYATFESLLTVDWNKTINFALQRMKELNRSCLFVVDREGKTLGIVTEHDKPLDQNLKEFCEQREFKIISVEEAKIMNSRDAAKYMSDNKFHRITIKDKSSLGIFTSTDFIKMVAEGN